A window of the Phragmites australis chromosome 20, lpPhrAust1.1, whole genome shotgun sequence genome harbors these coding sequences:
- the LOC133901373 gene encoding cyclic nucleotide-gated ion channel 17-like — protein MFGSRVQDEVEMQRRTNNRIFPGERKDQSKQLYLATRPDRFGGNRIDAKNPEKLKVFNEGNKPWHRRIIDPGSNIVLRWNRVYLVACLFALFLDPFFYYLPLVTQEKITGSPCVAKDQRLSITITVLRSLFDLFYMLNIAIKFHTAYVDPKSRVLGKGELVVDIKKIQQRYIRTDFCIDLLAAVPLPQVTVWLIMPAIKNSDYNIRNTTFALIIVIQYIIRMYLIVPLSNQIIKAAGVVAKSAWGGAAYNLLLYMLASHITGAIYYLLSIERQITCWDQQCLAEASNKSCSLRFINCENTGSNDYLVWQKDTHIFNYCDATVTNPQFNYGMFISALGKGAVSTSFLEKFFFCLWWGLLQLSSSGNPLQTSAFIAENTFAIAIGALSLVLFAQLIGNMQTYLQSISKRLEEWRLRQRDMDEWMRHHQLPTDLQERVRRFVQVKWLATRGVEEESILQALPADIRRDVQRHLCLDLVRRVPFFSEMDDQLLDAICERLVSFLFPENTYISREGDPVNEMLFIIRGKLESSTTNGGRSNFFDSIILRPGDFAGEELLTWALLPKTNVHLPLSTRTVWSLTEVEAFALRAEDLKFVANQFRRLHSKKLQHTFRFYSHHWRTWAACFIQAAWRQHQRRKMAESLSRWESYSWWSEDHPAADKPRQEGTSSGGSKTIAEGAIAHMHKLASASRRFRAEDTAIRRLQKPDEPDFSADHFD, from the exons GATCTTTCCTGGTGAGAGAAAAGATCAATCTAAACAACTATACCTAGCTACACGGCCTGACAGATTTGGTGGAAATAGGATAGATGCAAAGAATCCTGAGAAGCTTAAGGTGTTCAATGAAGGCAACAAACCCTGGCATCGGCGCATTATAGACCCTGGAAGTAATATTGTACTGAGATGGAACAGGGTGTATCTTGTGGCATGTTTGTTTGCTCTTtttcttgatcccttcttctaCTACCTTCCATTGGTTACACAAGAAAAAATTACTGGATCTCCATGTGTTGCCAAGGACCAGCGACTGAGCATAACTATCACTGTCCTACGGTCACTTTTTGACTTGTTTTACATGTTGAACATCGCAATCAAGTTTCATACTGCATATGTGGATCCAAAGTCCCGAGTACTTGGAAAAGGAGAGCTTGTTGTGGATATAAAGAAGATTCAACAAAGATATATCAGAACTGATTTCTGTATAGACTTACTTGCAGCTGTGCCACTTCCACAG GTTACTGTTTGGTTAATTATGCCTGCGATAAAAAACTCAGATTATAACATCCGGAACACTACATTTGCGCTCATAATTGTGATTCAATATATCATAAGAATGTATCTCATTGTCCCTTTAAGCAATCAGATCATCAAAGCTGCTGGAGTGGTTGCAAAGTCAGCCTGGGGAGGAGCAGCATACAATCTTCTGCTCTACATGCTTGCAAGCCAT ATTACTGGGGCAATATACTATCTTCTCTCAATTGAACGACAGATTACATGTTGGGATCAGCAGTGCCTTGCTGAGGCCAGTAACAAATCTTGTAGCCTTAGATTCATAAATTGTGAGAATACTGGTTCTAACGATTATCTTGTGTGGCAAAAGGATACACATATATTTAACTACTGTGATGCCACTGTTACTAACCCACAATTTAACTACGGAATGTTTATAAGTGCTCTGGGTAAAGGTGCTGTCTCAACTTCATTCCTTGAGAAGTTCTTCTTTTGTCTGTGGTGGGGCTTGCTGCAGCTTAG TTCAAGTGGAAATCCTCTTCAGACAAGTGCATTCATTGCAGAAAATACATTTGCCATTGCAATCGGTGCTCTCAGCCTCGTACTCTTTGCTCAGCTGATTGGCAATATGCAG ACATACTTGCAGTCTATCAGTAAGAGGCTTGAAGAGTGGAGATTGAGGCAAAGGGACATGGATGAGTGGATGAGACATCATCAACTCCCAACGGACCTTCAAGAACGTGTCCGGCGATTTGTTCAAGTTAAATGGCTTGCAACACGAGGAGTAGAAGAAGAGTCCATCTTGCAAGCTTTGCCTGCTGACATACGTCGGGATGTGCAACGCCATCTTTGTTTGGACCTTGTTCGACGT GTCCCTTTTTTCTCTGAGATGGATGACCAACTTCTTGATGCCATCTGTGAGCGGCTGGTGTCTTTCCTGTTTCCCGAGAATACATACATTTCTCGCGAGGGTGATCCTGTGAACGAGATGCTTTTCATCATTCGTGGCAAACTGGAGAGTTCAACAACCAACGGTGGACGTAGCAACTTCTTCGACTCTATCATCCTGCGCCCAGGTGATTTCGCTGGTGAGGAACTGCTCACATGGGCTCTTCTTCCAAAGACCAACGTCCACCTCCCGCTTTCGACAAGGACCGTGTGGAGCCTCACAGAGGTGGAAGCCTTCGCTCTGCGAGCTGAGGACCTGAAGTTCGTCGCAAACCAGTTCCGAAGGCTTCACAGCAAGAAACTCCAGCACACATTCCGGTTCTACTCCCACCACTGGAGGACATGGGCTGCCTGCTTCATCCAGGCGGCATGGCGGCAGCACCAGAGAAGGAAGATGGCTGAGAGCCTCAGCCGATGGGAGTCATACTCATGGTGGTCAGAGGATCACCCAGCTGCTGATAAACCCAGACAGGAGGGCACCTCAAGCGGTGGCTCAAAGACAATTGCCGAGGGCGCCATTGCCCATATGCATAAGCTCGCATCTGCTTCCAGAAGGTTCCGCGCTGAGGACACCGCAATTCGCAGGTTGCAGAAGCCTGACGAGCCCGACTTTTCGGCAGACCATTTCGACTGA